One window of the Lactococcus lactis genome contains the following:
- a CDS encoding phosphatidate cytidylyltransferase yields MMQRIITGVVAGGIFLALLLLGGAYFQILVALLVIIAMQELFRMYKLQVFSFEGILATLAALSLALPVGKHWLGLNADGGVMLFTLFLFMMLTGMVLSNGKYSFVDVGFPFLSAFYVGIGFQNLLTARQTSVYIVFLALFIVWATDIGAYAFGRSLKDRFPQKLLPSVSPNKTVVGSVGGIVSAVVVALVMYFLFTKELPQIGFVKLVIFTIIFSVVGQIGDLVESSIKRHFVVKDSGKILPGHGGILDRFDNLIFVFPIMHLLGLF; encoded by the coding sequence ATGATGCAACGAATTATCACAGGAGTGGTTGCGGGAGGAATATTTTTAGCCCTCTTGCTTCTTGGAGGAGCTTACTTTCAAATTTTAGTCGCTCTGCTTGTTATTATTGCAATGCAAGAGCTATTTAGAATGTATAAATTACAAGTTTTTTCATTTGAAGGAATTTTAGCGACTTTAGCTGCTTTGTCACTTGCTTTGCCAGTCGGTAAACATTGGTTAGGTCTAAATGCTGACGGGGGAGTGATGCTCTTTACACTCTTTTTATTCATGATGTTAACAGGAATGGTCCTTTCAAATGGGAAATATTCTTTTGTTGATGTTGGTTTTCCTTTTCTTTCGGCTTTCTATGTAGGGATTGGTTTTCAAAATTTACTGACAGCACGTCAAACAAGTGTTTATATTGTCTTTTTAGCTCTATTTATCGTTTGGGCGACAGATATCGGGGCCTATGCTTTTGGCCGCTCGCTTAAAGACCGCTTTCCACAAAAACTTTTGCCATCTGTTTCACCAAATAAAACAGTGGTCGGTTCAGTTGGAGGAATTGTTTCAGCCGTTGTTGTTGCCTTAGTCATGTATTTCTTATTTACTAAGGAATTGCCGCAAATTGGCTTTGTGAAACTTGTTATCTTTACAATTATCTTTTCAGTGGTTGGTCAGATTGGTGACCTTGTGGAATCAAGTATTAAACGTCATTTTGTCGTAAAAGATTCAGGTAAAATTTTACCAGGTCATGGTGGAATTCTTGACCGCTTTGACAATTTAATTTTTGTTTTCCCAATTATGCATCTACTTGGACTATTCTAA
- a CDS encoding isoprenyl transferase, which translates to MFNNLKNKEQEELLPEHIGIIMDGNGRWAKQKGKPRIFGHKAGMDSLKDVAVHGARRGIKVMTVYAFSTENWTRPVDEVKFIMSLPIDFYSKYVPVLKEENIQIRMIGEREGLPKATLDSIDRAAQETSENDGMILNFAMNYGGRRDIILAIQELAKSGQDLSLLTEEELSKHLQTAVLPENLRDPDLIIRTSGEQRMSNFLTWQSAYSELYFAQTAWPDFDDKELDKAISAFQKRDRRYGGVK; encoded by the coding sequence ATGTTTAATAACTTAAAAAATAAAGAGCAAGAAGAATTACTTCCAGAGCATATCGGAATTATCATGGATGGTAATGGACGATGGGCTAAGCAGAAAGGGAAACCACGAATCTTTGGACACAAAGCAGGAATGGATTCGCTAAAAGATGTTGCTGTTCATGGTGCGAGACGTGGCATAAAAGTGATGACCGTTTATGCTTTTTCCACAGAAAATTGGACAAGACCAGTTGATGAAGTGAAATTCATCATGAGTTTACCTATCGATTTTTATAGTAAATATGTTCCAGTTTTAAAAGAAGAAAATATTCAGATTCGGATGATTGGTGAACGCGAAGGTTTGCCAAAAGCAACGTTAGATTCAATTGACCGTGCGGCTCAAGAAACTTCTGAAAATGACGGAATGATTTTGAATTTTGCAATGAATTATGGTGGCCGTCGTGATATTATTTTAGCCATTCAAGAGCTTGCTAAAAGTGGTCAGGATTTAAGTTTACTGACAGAAGAAGAGTTGTCAAAACATCTACAAACTGCTGTTTTGCCTGAAAATCTTCGGGATCCAGACTTGATTATCAGAACATCTGGTGAACAAAGAATGTCTAATTTCTTGACTTGGCAGTCAGCTTATAGTGAATTATATTTTGCGCAAACTGCTTGGCCAGATTTCGATGATAAAGAATTGGACAAGGCTATTTCTGCTTTTCAAAAGCGTGACCGCAGATATGGAGGAGTCAAATAA
- the yajC gene encoding preprotein translocase subunit YajC, producing the protein MSGLSLIFIVVVMGGMMFFMNRQQKKQQSKRQEQLDAMQPGSEIVTIGGLHGILSSIDSAKGTIELDCEGVILTFDRAAVKTVKSGVTPETTVVEETPAETKVESPIEEN; encoded by the coding sequence ATGTCAGGCTTATCTCTTATTTTTATCGTTGTCGTTATGGGTGGGATGATGTTCTTCATGAACCGTCAACAAAAGAAACAACAATCTAAACGCCAAGAACAATTGGATGCAATGCAACCAGGTTCAGAAATCGTAACAATTGGTGGATTGCACGGAATTCTTTCAAGCATTGATTCAGCAAAAGGAACAATTGAACTTGATTGTGAAGGTGTGATTTTGACTTTCGACCGTGCAGCCGTAAAAACTGTAAAAAGTGGTGTAACACCAGAAACAACTGTTGTTGAAGAAACACCGGCCGAAACAAAAGTGGAAAGCCCAATTGAAGAAAACTAA
- a CDS encoding DNA alkylation repair protein — protein MINIIEEFRQYKNEENAEKQAAYLRHQFEFIGLKTPERRLLAKDFLKEKKGDKQIDWELVFEFWNLPEREFQYLALDYLHQMKKWLIFDDMEKIKKLTVSKSWWDTVDALDELVGHLLLTGRKQATENDSTAYEQVKTLVKEWAQAENCWVRRIAIDCQLSFKNQTDLELLSYNIEKNLLGSSFADEFFITKAIGWALRDLAKTNSAWVIKFIEEHENKMAKLSIREASKHL, from the coding sequence ATGATTAATATTATAGAAGAGTTTCGCCAATATAAGAATGAAGAAAATGCTGAAAAACAAGCAGCATATTTGCGTCACCAGTTTGAATTTATTGGTTTAAAAACGCCAGAAAGACGTCTTTTGGCAAAAGATTTTCTAAAGGAAAAGAAGGGAGATAAGCAAATTGATTGGGAGCTTGTTTTTGAATTTTGGAATTTGCCTGAGCGTGAATTTCAATATCTGGCTTTAGATTATCTTCATCAAATGAAGAAATGGCTTATTTTTGATGACATGGAAAAGATAAAAAAATTGACTGTCAGTAAATCATGGTGGGATACGGTTGATGCTTTAGATGAATTAGTTGGTCATCTTTTACTGACAGGTCGTAAACAAGCGACCGAAAATGACTCAACTGCTTATGAACAGGTCAAGACTCTCGTAAAAGAATGGGCTCAAGCCGAAAATTGTTGGGTTCGACGAATTGCAATTGACTGTCAATTAAGCTTTAAAAATCAAACAGATTTAGAATTACTTTCATATAATATTGAAAAAAATCTTTTAGGAAGTTCTTTTGCTGATGAATTTTTTATTACGAAAGCAATAGGTTGGGCTTTGCGAGATTTGGCAAAAACAAATTCTGCTTGGGTCATAAAATTTATTGAAGAACATGAAAATAAAATGGCGAAACTTTCAATTCGAGAAGCAAGTAAACATCTCTAA
- the rlmH gene encoding 23S rRNA (pseudouridine(1915)-N(3))-methyltransferase RlmH, protein MKIKLVVVGKLKEKYLKDGIAEYVKRMGRMLPLEIIELADEKIPDNASEKEAEALKKREGEKILSRIQAGDQLAILAIQGKLMSSEEVADFVKKAEVYGTGNLVFVIGGSLGLSKEVYQRSDLQISFGRMTLPHQLMRLVLVEQIYRAQMINRGSAYHK, encoded by the coding sequence ATGAAGATTAAATTAGTAGTTGTTGGAAAACTTAAAGAAAAGTATTTAAAAGATGGAATTGCTGAATATGTTAAACGAATGGGAAGGATGCTGCCACTTGAAATTATTGAGCTAGCAGATGAAAAAATTCCAGATAATGCTTCCGAAAAAGAAGCAGAGGCATTGAAAAAACGTGAAGGTGAGAAAATTTTATCACGGATTCAAGCAGGAGATCAGTTAGCTATTTTAGCCATTCAAGGAAAATTAATGTCATCAGAGGAAGTGGCTGATTTTGTGAAGAAAGCTGAAGTTTACGGAACAGGAAATCTTGTTTTTGTAATTGGAGGTTCTTTAGGACTTTCAAAGGAAGTCTATCAACGAAGTGATTTGCAAATTTCTTTTGGGCGAATGACACTTCCTCATCAACTGATGCGTCTGGTTTTAGTAGAACAAATTTATCGGGCACAAATGATTAATCGAGGTTCGGCTTATCATAAGTAA
- a CDS encoding S1C family serine protease — MAKANIGKLLLTGVVGGAIALGGSAIYQSTTNQSANNSRSNTTSTKVSNVSVNVNTDVTSAIKKVSNSVVSVMNYQKDNSQSSDFSSIFGGNSGSSSSTDGLQLSSEGSGVIYKKSGGDAYVVTNYHVIAGNSSLDVLFSGGQKVKASVVGYDEYTDLAVLKISSEHVKDVATFADSSKLTIGEPAIAVGSPLGSQFANTATEGILSATSRQVTLTQENGQTTNINAIQTDAAINPGNSGGALINIEGQVIGITQSKITTTEDGSTSVEGLGFAIPSNDVVNIINKLEADGKISRPALGIRMVDLSQLSTNDSSQLKLPSSVTGGVVVYSVQSGLPAASAGLKAGDVITKVGDTAVTSSTDLQSALYSHNINDTVKVTYYRDGKSNTADVKLSKSTSDLETSSSSSSN, encoded by the coding sequence ATGGCAAAAGCTAATATAGGAAAATTGCTATTAACAGGTGTCGTGGGCGGAGCCATCGCACTTGGAGGAAGTGCAATCTATCAAAGCACTACAAATCAATCGGCAAATAATAGTCGTTCAAATACAACTAGTACAAAGGTTAGTAACGTTTCGGTAAATGTCAATACCGATGTTACCTCTGCAATTAAAAAAGTTTCAAATTCTGTCGTTTCTGTTATGAATTATCAAAAAGATAACTCACAAAGTAGTGACTTCAGTTCAATTTTTGGTGGAAATAGCGGTTCAAGTTCATCGACTGATGGCTTACAGCTTTCTAGTGAAGGCTCTGGTGTCATCTACAAAAAATCTGGTGGAGATGCCTACGTTGTAACTAACTACCACGTTATTGCTGGTAATAGCTCACTTGATGTTCTGTTTTCTGGTGGACAAAAAGTCAAAGCTTCTGTGGTTGGTTATGATGAATACACAGACCTTGCTGTTCTTAAAATCAGTTCTGAACATGTCAAAGATGTGGCGACATTCGCTGATTCTAGTAAATTAACAATTGGTGAACCTGCCATTGCCGTTGGCTCACCTTTAGGTAGTCAATTTGCTAACACCGCAACTGAGGGAATTTTATCTGCAACAAGCCGTCAAGTGACTTTGACCCAAGAAAATGGTCAAACAACTAATATCAATGCAATTCAAACAGATGCTGCCATTAACCCTGGTAACTCTGGAGGGGCTTTGATTAATATTGAAGGACAAGTTATTGGAATTACTCAAAGTAAAATTACAACAACTGAAGATGGTTCTACTTCTGTCGAAGGTTTAGGATTTGCGATTCCTTCTAATGATGTCGTAAATATCATTAATAAACTTGAAGCTGATGGTAAGATTTCACGCCCTGCTTTAGGTATCCGAATGGTTGACCTTTCACAATTATCAACAAATGACAGTTCTCAATTGAAATTACCAAGCAGTGTAACAGGTGGAGTTGTTGTTTACTCCGTCCAATCTGGACTTCCTGCTGCCTCAGCTGGTTTGAAAGCTGGAGATGTAATTACAAAGGTTGGCGATACAGCAGTAACTTCTTCAACAGACTTGCAAAGTGCTCTTTACTCACACAATATCAATGATACAGTAAAAGTTACTTATTATCGTGATGGTAAATCAAATACAGCAGATGTTAAACTTTCTAAATCAACCAGTGACTTAGAAACAAGCAGTTCATCTTCTTCTAATTAA
- a CDS encoding glycosyltransferase family 4 protein — translation MKILLYLEAEQFLSHSGIGRAMKHQQRALDLMGIDWTKNPEDDYDILHLNTYGFSSWKMLKKAKKAGKKIIFHGHSTKEDFQNSFIGSNIAAPFFKQYLMHFYRAADLVITPTDYSASLLRSYGIKCPILPISNGIDLTKYSRSEAKEQAFREYFSLKSDQKVVVTAALYFKRKGIDDFIKVAERMPDVTFIWFGYQNLWTIPGWIRRIVKKNHPKNVLFPGYIKGDIFEGAMSSADAFFFPSREETEGIVVLEALASHQKTVVRDIPVYHGWLDSTCVSMATDVEGFVNQLQDVLDGKVDKTKEAYQVAESRTIEKVAQQLADAYQQTLEL, via the coding sequence ATGAAAATTTTACTTTACTTAGAAGCCGAACAATTTTTGAGTCATTCAGGAATTGGTCGTGCAATGAAACATCAACAACGCGCCCTTGATTTAATGGGCATTGACTGGACAAAAAATCCTGAGGATGATTATGATATCCTCCATTTAAATACTTATGGCTTTAGCAGTTGGAAAATGTTAAAGAAAGCAAAAAAAGCTGGAAAAAAAATAATCTTCCATGGTCATTCGACCAAAGAAGATTTTCAAAATTCCTTTATTGGCTCAAATATTGCTGCTCCTTTCTTTAAACAATATTTAATGCACTTTTATCGTGCTGCTGATTTAGTCATTACACCAACTGATTATTCTGCTAGTTTGCTCCGTTCTTACGGAATTAAATGTCCAATCTTACCTATTTCAAACGGAATTGATTTGACTAAATATTCTCGAAGTGAAGCCAAAGAGCAAGCCTTCCGTGAATATTTTTCACTAAAATCTGACCAAAAAGTTGTCGTGACAGCTGCCCTTTATTTTAAACGTAAAGGGATAGATGATTTTATTAAAGTGGCTGAAAGAATGCCCGATGTGACTTTCATTTGGTTTGGTTATCAAAATCTTTGGACTATTCCTGGTTGGATTCGTCGAATTGTTAAGAAAAATCATCCGAAAAATGTTCTTTTCCCAGGTTATATCAAGGGAGATATTTTTGAAGGAGCCATGTCATCTGCAGATGCCTTCTTTTTCCCTTCTCGAGAAGAAACTGAAGGAATCGTTGTTCTTGAAGCACTTGCTAGTCACCAAAAAACTGTCGTTCGAGACATCCCAGTTTATCATGGCTGGCTTGATTCAACTTGTGTAAGTATGGCAACAGATGTTGAAGGTTTTGTCAATCAACTTCAGGATGTTTTAGATGGAAAGGTTGACAAGACAAAAGAGGCTTATCAAGTAGCTGAAAGTCGGACAATTGAAAAAGTTGCCCAACAATTAGCTGATGCTTATCAGCAAACTTTAGAACTTTAA
- a CDS encoding glycosyltransferase family 4 protein, with amino-acid sequence MRVGLFTDSYFPQISGVATSIRTLALELEKLGHEVFIFTTTDPNADVDHERNIIRLQSIPFVSLAERKIVLKGVFAAYLIAKEYDLDIIHTQTEFGMGILGKMVAAQLRIPVIHTLHTKYEDYVYYIAKGRLIRPSMVKYIIRNFLRGTEAIICPSEMVLETVNSYGVTLPKRVIPTGIEIDRFKRDDIEPEETAKLRVELGLAENEIMLLSLSRIAAEKNIQAVIHALPDILEEFPVKLVIVGHGPYAENLKELVKELKLTDKVVFTGPVENEKTAYYYKAADFFISASTSETQGLTYLEAMAAGTRVLAAKNPYLSELINDDEFGQLFIGDDDLAEVTKKAIRDLHPIDKDKFEKKLYEISAENFAKKVYLFYIDTIIEYNNLKSIEAERFPMKMEDTIRQMPVTVKRSLKREQIRAKYFARKASKLAKNLQSYVKIDKDKEQD; translated from the coding sequence ATGAGAGTTGGACTTTTTACAGATAGTTACTTTCCACAAATCAGTGGAGTAGCAACAAGTATTCGCACTTTGGCCCTAGAGCTTGAAAAATTAGGGCATGAGGTTTTCATTTTTACAACAACAGATCCAAATGCTGATGTGGACCACGAACGAAATATTATTCGGCTGCAATCCATTCCTTTTGTGAGCTTAGCAGAACGTAAAATTGTCCTCAAAGGTGTTTTTGCTGCTTATTTAATTGCTAAAGAATATGATTTAGATATCATCCATACGCAAACTGAATTTGGAATGGGAATTTTAGGTAAAATGGTTGCTGCTCAATTACGCATCCCTGTCATTCATACCTTACATACTAAGTATGAAGATTATGTTTACTACATCGCCAAAGGACGCTTAATCCGTCCAAGTATGGTTAAATACATTATTCGTAATTTCCTGCGTGGAACTGAAGCGATTATTTGTCCAAGCGAAATGGTTTTGGAAACTGTCAATAGTTACGGTGTCACTCTTCCTAAACGTGTCATTCCAACAGGAATTGAAATTGACCGTTTTAAACGTGATGACATTGAACCTGAAGAAACAGCAAAATTAAGAGTCGAGCTTGGTCTTGCAGAAAATGAAATCATGTTGCTCAGTCTCTCACGGATTGCGGCTGAAAAAAATATCCAAGCAGTGATTCATGCATTACCAGATATTTTAGAAGAGTTTCCCGTGAAACTTGTAATCGTTGGTCATGGTCCATATGCCGAAAATCTAAAAGAATTAGTTAAAGAACTTAAACTTACTGATAAAGTTGTCTTCACAGGCCCAGTTGAAAATGAGAAAACAGCCTATTATTATAAAGCTGCTGACTTCTTCATTTCTGCTTCTACTTCAGAAACCCAAGGCTTGACTTATCTTGAAGCAATGGCAGCAGGGACAAGAGTCCTAGCTGCTAAAAATCCTTATTTGTCTGAATTAATTAATGACGATGAATTCGGACAACTCTTCATTGGTGATGATGATTTAGCTGAAGTTACCAAAAAGGCAATTCGTGATTTACATCCCATTGATAAAGATAAATTTGAAAAGAAACTTTATGAAATTTCAGCGGAAAATTTTGCTAAAAAAGTTTATCTCTTCTATATTGACACCATTATTGAATACAATAACCTTAAGTCTATTGAGGCGGAACGTTTTCCAATGAAAATGGAAGATACCATTCGTCAAATGCCAGTTACTGTTAAACGTTCACTTAAAAGAGAACAAATTCGAGCAAAATATTTTGCCAGAAAAGCCAGTAAACTTGCCAAAAATCTACAAAGTTATGTTAAAATAGATAAGGACAAAGAACAGGACTAA
- a CDS encoding YkuJ family protein: protein MKSHLLAIMNRLNRLVEGGDPKETYNFEREGEVMLTVSYSPEDEAFALRYPKQKDASLFDDIDLVAIEIYDMIY, encoded by the coding sequence ATGAAATCACATTTGTTAGCAATTATGAATCGCTTAAACCGTTTGGTTGAAGGTGGTGACCCAAAAGAAACTTATAATTTTGAACGTGAAGGCGAAGTAATGCTTACTGTAAGTTACAGTCCAGAAGATGAAGCTTTTGCTTTGCGTTATCCTAAACAAAAAGATGCTTCATTGTTCGATGATATCGACCTTGTTGCCATTGAAATTTATGATATGATTTATTAA
- a CDS encoding tRNA1(Val) (adenine(37)-N6)-methyltransferase, whose translation MENIELNMDERIDEIASSGVKIIQSREVFSFSIDAILLARFPRLPKRGKIVDLCAGNGAVGLFASSKTNAQIIELEIQERLADMATRSIELNGLTDRMSVINDNLNRALDHLHTSSADLIFCNPPYFKVDSDESHLNESKHYTLARHELTTNLDEIFSVSKKLLKTNGHIAMVHRPERLLEIVDKMRANNLQPKWIQFVYPKANQPANILLIDAIKDGKEGGEIFLPPLIVHNDDGTYTDEIDEIYYGKH comes from the coding sequence ATGGAAAATATCGAATTGAACATGGATGAGAGAATTGATGAAATCGCCAGCAGTGGGGTAAAAATTATTCAAAGCCGAGAGGTTTTTTCTTTTAGCATTGATGCGATTTTGTTAGCTCGTTTTCCGCGCTTACCAAAACGGGGTAAAATTGTAGATTTATGTGCGGGAAATGGAGCTGTCGGACTTTTTGCGAGTTCTAAAACAAATGCTCAAATTATTGAATTAGAGATTCAAGAACGTTTGGCTGATATGGCAACTCGCTCAATTGAACTCAATGGACTTACTGACAGAATGTCTGTCATTAATGATAATCTTAATCGGGCGCTTGACCATCTTCATACTTCAAGTGCAGATTTGATTTTTTGTAATCCACCTTATTTTAAAGTGGATTCAGATGAAAGTCATTTAAATGAAAGTAAGCATTATACTTTGGCCCGTCATGAATTGACGACAAATCTGGATGAAATTTTTTCTGTCAGTAAAAAATTACTCAAAACAAACGGACACATTGCCATGGTTCATAGACCAGAGCGTCTTTTAGAAATTGTAGACAAAATGCGTGCTAATAATTTGCAACCTAAATGGATTCAATTTGTTTATCCTAAGGCAAATCAACCAGCAAATATTTTATTGATTGATGCGATTAAAGACGGCAAAGAAGGGGGCGAAATTTTCTTACCGCCTTTGATTGTTCATAATGATGACGGAACTTACACTGATGAAATTGATGAAATTTATTATGGAAAACATTAA
- the polA gene encoding DNA polymerase I, which produces MENKDRLLLIDGSSVAFRAFFALYNQIDRFKAPNGLHTNAIFAFHTMLSSLMERIEPTHVLIAFDAGKTTFRTEMFADYKGGRSKTPDEFREQLPFIKEMIEKLGIRHYELANYEADDIIGTLDKMAEAPNVNFDVTIVTGDKDMIQLVDGNTRVEISKKGVAEFEEFTPDYLLEKMGLTPAQFIDLKALMGDSSDNYPGVTKVGEKTGLKLLQEFGSLENLYENVDSLKASKMKENLIADKEMAFLSQQLATINTKAPIEIGLDDTLLKGKKVDELSQFYDEMGFAQFKSKLLAEAGGEVTDEKVVDEIDFEIVNDGSISEKVNADDFFYLETLGENYHREQIVAFAWGNAEKIYVSKNIDLLTKMKFPKNTYDFKKNRVLLSHLDIELPLVKFDAMLAKYLISTTEDNKISTIARLFNSGHLATDEEIFGKGTKIALPDDAVLFEHLARKIKVLALAKEKMMAELLENEQEHLLSDMELPLAEVLAKMEITGIAVSQNTLEEIGAENEEKLASLTREIYDLAGEEFNINSPKQLGVILFEKLQLPVGKKTKTGYSTAVDVLEDLAALSPVVAKILEYRQINKVQSTYVKGLIPQIADDGKIHTRYVQDLTQTGRLSSVDPNLQNIPVRLEEGRKIRKAFVPSKDSLLLSSDYSQIELRVLAHISGDEHLIDAFKHGADIHTSTAMRVFGIEKAEDVTANDRRNAKAVNFGVVYGISDFGLARNLGITRKDAKNYIETYFERYPGIKTYMENIVREARDKGFVETMSHRRRKIPDINARNFNVRGFAERTAINSPIQGSAADILKIAMINLDKALSARDFKSKLLLQVHDEIILDVPLEELDEIKALVKQTMEEAIELAVPLKVDENTGKTWYEAK; this is translated from the coding sequence ATGGAGAACAAGGACAGACTTTTACTAATTGATGGGTCATCGGTTGCCTTTCGGGCCTTTTTTGCGCTATATAATCAGATAGATCGCTTTAAAGCGCCAAATGGGTTACATACTAATGCTATTTTTGCATTTCATACAATGCTTTCTTCATTGATGGAACGGATTGAGCCCACACATGTTTTGATTGCATTTGATGCAGGAAAAACAACTTTTCGTACGGAAATGTTTGCTGACTATAAAGGTGGACGTTCAAAAACACCAGATGAATTTCGTGAGCAATTACCTTTTATCAAGGAAATGATTGAGAAATTGGGAATTCGTCATTATGAGTTAGCTAACTATGAGGCTGATGATATTATTGGGACTTTGGACAAAATGGCGGAAGCCCCAAATGTTAATTTTGATGTTACTATTGTGACGGGTGATAAGGATATGATTCAGCTTGTGGATGGGAATACGCGAGTTGAAATTTCTAAGAAGGGTGTTGCTGAGTTTGAGGAGTTTACACCTGATTATCTTTTAGAAAAAATGGGATTGACTCCAGCCCAATTTATTGATTTAAAAGCATTAATGGGCGATTCTTCTGATAATTACCCTGGCGTGACAAAAGTTGGCGAAAAAACTGGCCTTAAACTTTTACAAGAGTTTGGGTCGCTTGAAAATCTTTATGAAAATGTTGATTCTTTGAAAGCCAGCAAAATGAAAGAAAATCTAATTGCTGACAAAGAAATGGCTTTTTTGTCACAACAATTGGCAACGATAAATACGAAAGCTCCAATTGAAATTGGCTTAGATGATACGCTTTTAAAAGGTAAAAAGGTTGATGAACTTAGTCAATTTTATGATGAAATGGGATTTGCTCAATTCAAAAGTAAATTATTGGCTGAGGCTGGTGGAGAAGTTACTGACGAAAAAGTTGTTGACGAAATTGATTTTGAAATAGTTAATGATGGCTCTATCAGTGAAAAGGTAAATGCTGATGATTTCTTCTATTTGGAAACTTTAGGGGAAAATTATCATCGTGAGCAAATTGTGGCTTTTGCCTGGGGAAATGCTGAGAAAATTTATGTTTCTAAAAATATAGATTTACTGACAAAAATGAAGTTCCCTAAAAATACTTATGATTTCAAGAAAAATCGGGTACTTTTAAGTCACTTGGATATCGAATTACCTTTGGTCAAATTTGATGCAATGCTTGCAAAATATCTAATTTCAACAACAGAAGATAATAAAATTTCGACGATTGCAAGACTTTTCAATAGCGGACATTTGGCAACGGATGAAGAAATTTTTGGCAAAGGGACAAAAATTGCTTTACCTGATGATGCGGTTTTATTTGAACATTTAGCTCGTAAAATTAAAGTGCTTGCCTTGGCCAAAGAAAAAATGATGGCTGAATTGCTTGAAAATGAACAAGAGCATCTTTTATCTGATATGGAATTACCATTAGCAGAAGTTTTAGCAAAAATGGAAATTACAGGGATTGCTGTCAGCCAAAATACACTGGAAGAAATTGGTGCGGAAAATGAAGAAAAATTGGCTTCTTTGACGCGTGAAATTTACGACTTGGCTGGTGAAGAATTTAATATTAATTCACCAAAACAGTTGGGTGTGATTTTATTTGAAAAATTACAGCTACCGGTTGGAAAGAAAACAAAAACAGGCTATTCAACGGCAGTGGATGTTTTAGAAGACTTAGCTGCTTTATCTCCGGTTGTAGCAAAAATTTTGGAATATCGTCAAATCAATAAAGTACAATCAACTTATGTGAAAGGTCTGATTCCTCAAATTGCTGATGATGGAAAAATTCATACACGTTATGTTCAAGATTTGACTCAAACTGGACGTTTGAGCTCAGTTGACCCGAATTTACAAAATATTCCTGTTCGACTTGAGGAGGGACGAAAAATTCGTAAAGCATTTGTCCCAAGCAAGGATTCGCTTTTATTGAGTTCTGACTATTCACAAATTGAATTGCGGGTTTTGGCACATATTTCCGGGGATGAACATTTGATTGATGCCTTTAAACATGGAGCTGATATCCATACTTCAACGGCTATGCGTGTTTTCGGCATTGAAAAAGCAGAAGATGTGACTGCTAATGATCGTAGAAATGCTAAAGCAGTCAATTTTGGAGTAGTCTATGGAATTTCCGATTTTGGTTTAGCAAGAAATCTTGGAATTACCAGAAAAGATGCTAAAAATTACATTGAAACTTATTTTGAACGTTATCCTGGGATTAAAACCTATATGGAAAATATTGTTCGCGAGGCACGAGACAAAGGTTTTGTTGAAACAATGAGTCACCGTCGTCGTAAGATTCCAGATATTAATGCTCGTAATTTTAATGTTCGTGGTTTTGCAGAACGGACGGCTATTAATTCACCAATTCAAGGTTCGGCAGCTGATATCTTGAAAATTGCGATGATTAATTTGGATAAAGCTTTGAGTGCTCGTGATTTTAAATCAAAATTATTATTGCAAGTACACGATGAAATTATCCTTGATGTTCCTTTAGAGGAATTAGATGAAATTAAGGCCTTGGTAAAACAAACGATGGAAGAAGCGATTGAACTTGCTGTCCCATTAAAAGTGGATGAAAATACTGGTAAGACTTGGTATGAAGCTAAATAA